The following is a genomic window from Chania multitudinisentens RB-25.
TGGCGCACGGTTTTACGCACCATCATTACCGGTTCTGGGCAGCGCAAACCCAGCGCATCGAGCGTCTGGTCTGCCTGGGTAAAAATATCAGTCATGCATTTTTCTCGATCAAAATGATCGGCGAAGGATCGCCAGATCTCATTAACACCTAGTGTACGCCAGTCGTTTTTCTGTGCAACCCACGTTAACGTTTGCGTGAAATTTAGCCACGACTTAAGTTGCATTGATTGCGTAAACGCGTATCATGCGGCCGCGCAGGTAAAAATTATCTCTTCTCTGCCTGCTAGATGAATGAAATGGGTTCCCTCACCCCAACTTAAAAAGGCCACATCATGTACTCGTTTACCGCTCAGCAGCGCGTTACCGCGTTGGTTTGGCTGTCGTTGTTTCATATTGCCATCATTACTTCCAGTAATTATCTGGTGCAGTTGCCGATCACCCTATTCGGTTTTCATACCACTTGGGGAGCCTTTACTTTTCCCTTCATCTTCCTGGCTACCGATCTCACGGTCAGGATCTTCAGTGCCCCACTGGCGCGCAAAATTATCCTTGCGGTCATGGTGCCTGCCCTGTTTATCTCCTATGTGATTTCCACCGTCACGTTTCAGGGGCAATGGCAGGGCCTGGCTACGCTGGCCAGCTTTAACCTGTTTGTGGCGCGTATCGCGATCGCCAGTTTTATGGCCTATGTCTTGGGCCAGATTCTGGATGTACACGTCTTCAACCGCCTGCGGCAACGGCGCACCTGGTGGGTAGCCCCAGCTGCGGCGATGTTCCTCGGTAATATTATTGATACGCTGGCGTTCTTCTTCATTGCCTTCTACAGAAGCAGCGACGCCTTTATGGCCGCCAACTGGGTGGAGATTGCCCTGGTGGACTATGTTTTCAAGGTATTGATCTGCATGTTGTTCTTCCTACCGATGTACGGTGTGCTGCTGAATATGCTGCTTAAACGCCTGGCATCACGCCAGCAGGATAGCCAGCTACAACCAAGTTAACCGCAAATAGGGCTGATGGATGGAGGGTTCCACAGGTCGATACGAAAAACCTTGTGACAACATCCACCTTGCCTTGCAACATGCAATAGGGTGCCATAAGGTACAACCCTCTATCGGTGAAAGAATAAGGAAACCCAATGCGTAACGTAGCAAAATTGATGGGTATCGGCCTGTTAGTGCTTGGCTTGGCGGCCTGTGA
Proteins encoded in this region:
- a CDS encoding 7-cyano-7-deazaguanine/7-aminomethyl-7-deazaguanine transporter → MYSFTAQQRVTALVWLSLFHIAIITSSNYLVQLPITLFGFHTTWGAFTFPFIFLATDLTVRIFSAPLARKIILAVMVPALFISYVISTVTFQGQWQGLATLASFNLFVARIAIASFMAYVLGQILDVHVFNRLRQRRTWWVAPAAAMFLGNIIDTLAFFFIAFYRSSDAFMAANWVEIALVDYVFKVLICMLFFLPMYGVLLNMLLKRLASRQQDSQLQPS